One genomic region from Bacillus sp. SLBN-46 encodes:
- a CDS encoding SprT family protein, with translation MTEQELQILVEKISYESFGKPFCHQATFNPRLRSTGGRYLLGTHNIEINRKYLEQLGEDELIGIIKHELCHYHLHLEGKGYQHKDADFKALLKKTNAPRFCSQLPDKKVKRSAKKLLIYQCSKCQITYTRKRSINTSRYVCGKCRGKLVKAKEIIVG, from the coding sequence ATGACCGAGCAGGAATTGCAAATATTAGTCGAAAAGATTTCTTATGAGTCATTTGGAAAACCTTTTTGTCACCAGGCGACCTTTAATCCGAGATTACGTTCTACAGGAGGAAGATATCTACTCGGGACACATAATATAGAGATCAATAGAAAATACTTAGAGCAGTTAGGGGAAGATGAACTAATCGGCATAATTAAACACGAGCTTTGTCATTATCATCTACATCTTGAGGGGAAAGGTTATCAGCATAAAGATGCAGACTTTAAGGCTTTGTTGAAAAAAACAAATGCTCCTCGATTCTGTTCTCAGCTCCCGGATAAAAAGGTAAAACGTTCAGCGAAAAAACTCCTAATATACCAGTGCTCCAAATGCCAGATCACCTATACAAGAAAAAGAAGTATCAATACCAGCAGATATGTATGCGGCAAATGCCGAGGAAAGCTTGTGAAAGCTAAGGAAATAATAGTAGGCTAG
- the alr gene encoding alanine racemase → MEEQGYFYRDTWVEVDLDCISENVTSVKKHLPQQASIIAVVKANAYGHGDVQVAETALAAGASYLAVAFMDEAIALRNKGIEAPILVLGATRPEDINMAAKFSITLTVFQEEWLEKAKKHLTTDQSVALHIKVDTGMGRIGIRSVEELHSIHQLISEDERLVLEGVYTHFATADELDQSYFQQQLALFEKMIASLPKRPKYVHSSNSAAAIRFPKANFNAVRIGIAMYGLTPSLEMEKEIPFPIKEAFSLHSRLVHVKKLTKGDKVSYGATYESEEEEWIGTIPIGYADGWLRKLQGQEVLVAGERSPIVGRICMDQCMIRLPKYVPVGTTVTLIGKQENQFISVNEIAQKLETINYEVPCIIANRVPRLYKKGGKIVDLKNDLLNNYQA, encoded by the coding sequence ATGGAAGAGCAAGGATATTTCTATCGAGATACATGGGTAGAAGTCGATCTAGATTGTATCTCAGAGAATGTCACATCCGTTAAAAAACATCTGCCTCAACAGGCTTCAATTATTGCAGTGGTAAAAGCGAATGCTTATGGTCATGGGGATGTACAGGTTGCAGAAACCGCTTTGGCTGCCGGTGCATCTTACTTAGCGGTTGCCTTCATGGATGAAGCAATTGCTTTGAGAAATAAAGGGATCGAAGCTCCCATTCTTGTTTTAGGAGCGACGAGGCCAGAAGATATCAATATGGCAGCTAAGTTTTCAATCACCCTTACAGTTTTTCAAGAGGAATGGCTGGAAAAAGCAAAAAAACATCTGACAACCGATCAATCAGTGGCTCTTCATATTAAAGTAGATACGGGTATGGGGAGAATTGGTATCCGAAGTGTAGAGGAGTTACACTCTATTCATCAACTCATCAGTGAGGATGAACGCTTGGTGCTAGAAGGCGTGTATACTCATTTTGCAACGGCGGATGAACTGGATCAAAGTTATTTTCAGCAGCAACTGGCGTTATTTGAAAAAATGATTGCGTCTTTGCCTAAACGTCCGAAATACGTGCATTCAAGTAATAGTGCCGCTGCTATACGGTTTCCAAAGGCCAATTTTAACGCGGTTCGAATTGGGATTGCGATGTACGGGCTGACCCCATCTTTAGAAATGGAAAAAGAAATCCCTTTTCCGATAAAAGAAGCCTTTTCCTTACATTCACGGCTTGTCCATGTAAAAAAACTGACAAAAGGTGATAAAGTGAGTTACGGGGCGACGTATGAAAGTGAAGAGGAAGAGTGGATTGGGACGATTCCTATTGGTTATGCAGACGGTTGGCTTCGTAAGCTACAAGGACAGGAAGTGCTGGTAGCAGGTGAACGTTCGCCAATAGTCGGCAGAATCTGTATGGATCAATGCATGATACGTCTCCCTAAATATGTACCGGTTGGAACTACGGTTACTCTAATTGGAAAGCAAGAAAACCAATTCATATCCGTGAATGAAATTGCTCAAAAACTCGAAACAATCAACTATGAAGTGCCTTGTATCATTGCAAATCGAGTTCCTCGCCTTTATAAAAAGGGCGGAAAAATTGTCGATTTAAAGAATGATTTGTTGAACAATTATCAGGCCTAA
- the cmpA gene encoding cortex morphogenetic protein CmpA, whose product MPTWLQNQMKRAFYEKDRYQIKLLNQCWFFYRKKHCS is encoded by the coding sequence ATGCCAACTTGGTTGCAAAACCAAATGAAAAGGGCTTTCTATGAGAAGGACCGCTACCAGATCAAACTATTAAACCAGTGCTGGTTTTTTTACAGAAAAAAACACTGCTCATAA
- a CDS encoding HK97 family phage prohead protease translates to MELRVRGIKLDSNKDGSLRVSGYVNKTEQLSEVLGVTKRFVEKIAKGTFAQAIKNAKEIDFLAEHDAKKILASTRNGSLQLREDEQGLFMSATIAPTSWGKDYYELINSGILQNMSFGFRTIKDSWKALGNGLHERTIEEMELFEVSVVKDPAYSQSTIAARGINLVEEVEIPNLQENKIEKEQSKMKTEFRYNTAQNEIEIRRETEIREFNDTFRSLTMTSGQEAVIPQAVADMIVEKLEESSPVFARARKIPFSFWLCKDSKRNSCWYWYVRW, encoded by the coding sequence ATGGAACTTAGGGTCCGAGGTATCAAGCTGGATTCTAATAAAGATGGTTCTTTACGGGTGTCCGGCTATGTGAACAAAACCGAGCAATTAAGTGAAGTTTTGGGTGTTACCAAACGATTTGTTGAAAAGATAGCCAAAGGCACATTTGCTCAAGCTATCAAGAATGCAAAAGAGATCGATTTTCTCGCAGAACATGATGCTAAAAAAATCCTTGCTTCAACTCGGAATGGTTCTTTGCAACTTCGAGAAGATGAGCAAGGTCTTTTTATGTCTGCAACAATTGCTCCAACATCCTGGGGTAAAGATTACTACGAATTGATTAACTCTGGAATTCTTCAGAATATGTCATTCGGATTCCGTACGATCAAAGATTCATGGAAAGCTCTTGGAAACGGCTTACATGAACGAACAATTGAGGAAATGGAATTGTTTGAAGTTTCAGTGGTCAAAGACCCTGCTTATAGTCAATCAACAATAGCTGCACGAGGTATCAACTTAGTTGAAGAAGTTGAGATTCCTAACTTACAAGAAAACAAAATTGAAAAGGAGCAATCTAAAATGAAAACTGAATTTAGATACAATACTGCACAAAATGAAATTGAAATTCGTCGTGAAACAGAAATTCGTGAGTTCAATGATACTTTCCGTTCTTTAACAATGACTTCTGGACAGGAAGCAGTTATTCCTCAAGCTGTTGCTGACATGATCGTTGAAAAGTTAGAAGAAAGTTCTCCAGTATTTGCAAGAGCAAGAAAGATCCCCTTCAGTTTCTGGTTATGTAAAGATTCCAAGAGAAACAGCTGTTGGTATTGGTATGTTCGTTGGTGA
- a CDS encoding CopG family ribbon-helix-helix protein, with protein MSESGATTEILVKLPQHLLTELDGFVKQENVNRSEFIYQATKMYLRERKKRQIRESMRRGYMEMAKINLRIASEAFQAEYEAEHTVERLVSGG; from the coding sequence GTGTCTGAATCCGGCGCAACTACGGAAATCTTAGTGAAATTACCGCAACATCTTTTAACGGAATTAGATGGTTTCGTTAAGCAAGAAAATGTGAACCGAAGCGAGTTTATCTACCAGGCAACAAAAATGTATCTACGCGAACGTAAAAAGAGACAAATTCGCGAGTCTATGAGACGTGGGTACATGGAAATGGCTAAAATTAATCTTAGAATTGCGTCAGAAGCATTTCAAGCAGAATATGAGGCAGAACACACAGTTGAACGTCTTGTAAGCGGAGGATAA
- a CDS encoding type II TA system antitoxin MqsA family protein: protein MASTKIMYCEGCQKDVEASVVDRRSNYTFKGETFEIDERVLMCDCGQELYDEILDTETMKTLSKMYQDRIGLSLEEIKSIRTQYGLSMDLFSRILGWSKATIVRYESGKYLPDSSHMSVLKRLKEHPEAIDEYYKLTKHKFTEKEQEKINEKLSSADQQTVEKGLVEALHINYKLHEKTIDSGYSSFDLNKLINMILFFASRGVQKTKLMKLLFYTDFLNYKRNLLSMSGMPYVRLPYGPVPKDHDLLLSTIQKNEMIDIEYEFINDYTIINIKSLEEFDDTLFNEEELEILHQVDEHFKLYGSVAISDFSHEEEGWKNTEDREIISYDYADTLRLD, encoded by the coding sequence ATGGCATCAACAAAAATTATGTATTGTGAAGGTTGCCAAAAGGATGTTGAGGCTAGTGTTGTCGATCGCCGTTCAAACTATACATTTAAAGGTGAAACTTTTGAAATAGACGAACGAGTTTTAATGTGTGATTGTGGTCAAGAATTGTATGACGAGATTTTGGATACAGAGACCATGAAAACGCTTTCGAAAATGTATCAAGACAGAATTGGATTATCCCTAGAGGAAATTAAATCTATTCGTACCCAGTACGGATTATCTATGGACCTTTTCTCGCGTATCCTGGGATGGAGTAAAGCAACTATTGTACGTTACGAATCAGGAAAATACCTCCCCGATTCATCTCATATGTCAGTACTAAAAAGACTCAAAGAACATCCGGAAGCAATTGACGAGTACTATAAACTTACTAAGCATAAGTTTACTGAAAAAGAACAAGAAAAAATTAATGAAAAACTTTCTAGCGCAGATCAACAGACAGTAGAAAAAGGGTTGGTTGAAGCTCTGCATATAAATTATAAATTACATGAGAAAACTATCGATTCAGGATATAGTTCTTTCGATTTAAACAAACTAATAAACATGATACTATTCTTTGCTAGTAGAGGTGTACAAAAAACAAAATTAATGAAGTTGTTATTTTATACAGACTTCTTAAATTACAAAAGAAATTTACTATCAATGAGTGGAATGCCTTATGTTCGTTTGCCATATGGACCTGTCCCTAAAGATCATGATTTACTATTATCAACTATACAGAAAAATGAAATGATTGATATTGAATACGAATTTATTAACGACTATACAATAATAAATATAAAATCTCTTGAAGAATTTGATGATACTTTATTTAATGAAGAAGAACTAGAAATATTACACCAAGTTGATGAACATTTTAAACTTTATGGTTCTGTTGCAATAAGCGATTTTTCTCATGAAGAAGAAGGATGGAAAAATACAGAGGATAGAGAAATTATTTCTTACGATTACGCTGATACTTTAAGATTGGATTGA
- a CDS encoding Tex family protein, which translates to MNDTVVKDEQLLGKIAAEQAISYKQVKSVISLLEEGNTVPFIARYRKEMTGALDEVQIRNILERWQYIQNLEQRKEEVLRIIGEQGKLTDELNQAITKAEKLQEVEDLYRPYKQKRRTKATVAKEKGLEPFAEWLMTFPKESIEVKAKEFLSNEKQVLTIEEAIAGAKDIIAEMVSDDAESRKWIRKETFKSGTVASVVKDAEKDEKNVYEMYYEYEEPVNKIVPHRTLALNRGEKEDILKVSIKMNVELILTYLSRKWIRNQHSPVAQVVVEALEDSYKRLIQPSIEREIRSELTEKGEEQAIHIFSENLRNLLLQPPLKGKVVIGVDPAYRTGCKLAVVDETGKVLKIDVIYPHPPVSKSKEAREKFISILREYKVEMAAIGNGTASRETEQFVADILKEMNEEIFYLIVNEAGASVYSASDIAREEFPNFQVEERSAVSIARRLQDPLAELVKIDPKSVGVGQYQHDVTQKRLSESLHFVVETAVNRVGVNVNTASSSLLQYVAGLNKTAANNIVKKREEEGKFTSRVQLKKVPRLGAKTYEQAIGFLRVLDGKQPLDRTGIHPENYDEVKKLLAKLGFTTDDLGTEALKVALSGLDLKSVSEELTIGELTLKDIIDALVRPERDPRDDLPRPLLKKDVLKLEDLKAGMELQGTVRNVVDFGAFVDIGVKQDGLVHISKLSNRFVKHPLDIVSVGDVVTVWVDSVDMKKGRVALTMLPPSKQ; encoded by the coding sequence GTGAATGATACGGTTGTAAAAGATGAACAATTACTAGGGAAAATCGCTGCTGAACAAGCAATTTCTTATAAACAAGTAAAGAGTGTCATTTCATTACTTGAAGAAGGTAACACCGTTCCCTTCATCGCTCGTTACCGCAAGGAAATGACAGGAGCTCTTGATGAAGTTCAAATCCGAAATATTTTAGAGAGATGGCAGTACATACAGAATCTTGAACAGAGAAAAGAAGAGGTCCTTCGAATTATTGGGGAGCAAGGAAAACTAACGGACGAGCTCAATCAAGCTATTACAAAAGCTGAAAAGCTTCAAGAAGTGGAAGATTTATACCGCCCGTATAAACAAAAGAGACGGACAAAAGCGACTGTTGCGAAAGAAAAAGGATTAGAGCCTTTTGCGGAGTGGTTGATGACTTTTCCAAAAGAGAGTATCGAAGTAAAAGCAAAGGAATTCTTATCCAACGAAAAACAAGTCCTCACAATTGAAGAGGCAATTGCTGGTGCGAAAGACATCATTGCAGAAATGGTTTCAGATGATGCGGAAAGCCGCAAATGGATTCGCAAAGAGACATTCAAATCGGGTACCGTTGCCTCAGTTGTAAAAGATGCGGAAAAAGACGAGAAAAACGTGTACGAAATGTACTATGAATATGAAGAACCCGTTAATAAAATTGTTCCCCACCGCACGCTTGCTTTGAATCGCGGGGAGAAGGAAGACATCCTGAAGGTATCGATCAAAATGAATGTCGAGTTAATCTTGACCTACCTTTCAAGAAAATGGATTCGTAATCAACACTCACCAGTAGCACAGGTGGTAGTAGAGGCACTTGAAGATAGTTATAAGAGACTTATTCAGCCATCGATCGAACGCGAAATTCGTAGTGAGTTAACCGAAAAAGGGGAAGAACAAGCAATACATATTTTCTCTGAAAACTTAAGGAATCTGTTATTACAGCCGCCGTTAAAAGGAAAAGTGGTTATTGGTGTCGACCCTGCATACCGGACAGGTTGTAAATTAGCAGTCGTTGATGAAACGGGTAAGGTATTAAAGATTGATGTGATTTATCCGCATCCACCGGTTTCGAAATCAAAAGAAGCGCGTGAAAAGTTTATTTCTATTCTTCGCGAGTATAAGGTGGAAATGGCTGCAATCGGAAATGGAACAGCTTCAAGGGAAACGGAACAGTTTGTTGCGGATATCTTAAAAGAAATGAATGAGGAAATCTTTTATTTAATTGTGAATGAAGCGGGTGCTAGCGTGTACTCTGCCTCTGACATTGCTAGAGAAGAGTTTCCTAATTTCCAGGTTGAAGAAAGAAGTGCTGTTTCTATTGCAAGACGTTTGCAGGATCCGCTTGCTGAGTTGGTGAAGATTGACCCGAAATCAGTGGGTGTTGGTCAGTACCAGCATGACGTAACGCAAAAACGTTTATCCGAATCACTCCATTTTGTCGTTGAGACAGCAGTTAACCGTGTAGGTGTAAATGTAAATACTGCTTCTTCCTCCTTGCTACAGTATGTAGCAGGTCTTAATAAAACAGCTGCAAACAACATTGTTAAGAAGCGTGAAGAGGAAGGGAAATTCACCAGCAGGGTTCAATTAAAGAAAGTCCCTCGTTTAGGTGCGAAAACTTATGAGCAAGCGATTGGCTTCTTACGGGTATTAGACGGGAAGCAGCCACTAGACCGCACGGGCATTCATCCGGAGAACTATGATGAGGTTAAGAAGTTATTAGCAAAGTTAGGTTTTACAACGGATGACTTAGGAACGGAAGCATTAAAAGTCGCACTAAGCGGACTTGATCTAAAGTCTGTTTCTGAAGAGTTAACGATTGGTGAGTTAACCTTAAAGGATATTATTGATGCTTTAGTCAGACCGGAACGTGATCCGCGCGATGATTTACCAAGACCACTACTGAAGAAAGACGTTTTAAAGCTCGAAGACTTGAAGGCGGGAATGGAGCTTCAGGGGACAGTTCGAAATGTCGTTGATTTTGGTGCGTTTGTAGATATCGGCGTGAAACAGGATGGTCTTGTTCACATATCTAAGCTGAGTAACCGCTTTGTCAAGCATCCGCTGGATATTGTTTCTGTTGGAGATGTAGTAACCGTGTGGGTGGATTCAGTTGATATGAAAAAGGGCAGGGTCGCGTTAACGATGCTGCCACCGTCAAAACAATAA
- a CDS encoding tyrosine-type recombinase/integrase: MILRRRELTQSEREIVNKVTKINDEQAIKEFIKSRRLKNVRETTIKYYEDAFHVLKRDLQFLKINKQLVDVTEKDIEKIILFWQKKLKVTTINSKLRGIRPFYSFLEEKKWIKNNPTENVKLLRDRKKIRETLEDDEIKKIAVHFKKQNTFPALRDLVIFQLLLDTGIRINECLNIQLQDVDGKRLVITESKNLQQRMVFLSKGMQEKLEVFIKIRGQLNHDFLFVNQDNGRLSKSTYQERLRMAARACGIKKQVSPHVCRRTYAKKAILKGMDPFSLAVLLGHSTLEVTKRYVQIWGADLEKQALKKEDFSEYF; the protein is encoded by the coding sequence ATGATTTTGAGAAGAAGAGAACTTACTCAATCCGAAAGAGAAATTGTAAACAAAGTAACAAAAATTAATGATGAACAAGCCATCAAAGAATTCATCAAAAGCAGAAGATTAAAAAACGTTCGTGAAACAACCATTAAGTATTACGAAGATGCTTTTCATGTCTTAAAAAGGGATTTACAGTTCCTAAAAATCAATAAGCAATTGGTGGATGTCACAGAAAAGGATATAGAAAAAATCATTTTGTTTTGGCAAAAGAAATTGAAAGTAACAACCATCAATAGCAAACTTCGAGGAATCAGACCTTTTTATTCTTTCTTGGAAGAAAAGAAGTGGATTAAGAATAATCCAACTGAAAATGTTAAATTGCTCCGAGATCGTAAAAAGATTAGAGAAACACTTGAAGATGATGAAATAAAGAAAATTGCTGTACACTTCAAAAAGCAGAACACTTTTCCAGCTCTTAGAGACTTGGTAATTTTTCAATTGCTTTTAGATACGGGAATTAGAATTAATGAATGTTTGAACATTCAACTTCAAGACGTTGATGGGAAGAGACTTGTAATAACGGAATCAAAAAACTTACAACAAAGAATGGTCTTTTTGTCCAAAGGCATGCAAGAGAAGTTAGAAGTCTTTATAAAGATTCGTGGGCAGCTAAATCATGATTTTCTGTTTGTTAATCAGGATAATGGCAGGCTAAGCAAGAGCACATATCAGGAAAGGCTCAGAATGGCCGCTAGAGCGTGTGGAATTAAAAAACAAGTTAGTCCTCACGTTTGCAGAAGAACGTACGCTAAGAAGGCAATATTGAAGGGTATGGACCCATTTTCGTTAGCAGTCTTACTAGGACATTCAACTTTGGAAGTAACAAAGAGATATGTTCAAATTTGGGGAGCTGATTTAGAGAAGCAAGCATTAAAAAAAGAGGATTTTTCGGAATATTTCTAA
- a CDS encoding P27 family phage terminase small subunit, translating into MKSEIQKLYQMIFEQVSQLGEVRDTDKVVIERLAFNIYTVQQCEEQLLREGFTTTSLHGVREHPAVAVKNKAEAKIREAMILLGLDFSSQLKKKASDSGKNDWSDFL; encoded by the coding sequence GTGAAATCTGAAATTCAGAAACTCTATCAAATGATATTCGAACAAGTTAGTCAGCTTGGTGAAGTTCGAGATACAGACAAAGTAGTCATTGAACGATTGGCCTTCAATATCTATACAGTTCAGCAATGTGAAGAACAATTGCTTCGAGAAGGATTTACGACTACTTCATTGCATGGAGTTCGTGAACATCCAGCAGTTGCAGTGAAGAACAAAGCTGAAGCTAAGATACGTGAAGCTATGATTCTTTTAGGACTTGACTTTAGTTCTCAGCTTAAGAAGAAAGCATCTGACTCAGGCAAGAACGATTGGAGCGATTTTTTATGA
- a CDS encoding helix-turn-helix domain-containing protein, giving the protein MEYRQVSYKMLRIDKLKESGQTFVQVPHIIFEILKDKGKSKGNAYMIYSYLVDKFNSKKSYAFPSQAKMMDDLGFSKSAIISATEILESEGLLKVIRSKESSNKNYVNKYVVYFPVASNVLTEEEEELAPEEFIITKTIN; this is encoded by the coding sequence TTGGAATATAGACAAGTCAGTTATAAAATGCTTAGAATTGATAAATTAAAAGAATCTGGTCAAACTTTCGTCCAAGTGCCACATATCATTTTTGAAATTCTTAAAGACAAAGGAAAAAGCAAAGGAAACGCATACATGATATACAGCTACCTGGTCGATAAATTTAATTCAAAGAAAAGTTATGCTTTTCCTTCTCAAGCTAAAATGATGGATGATCTCGGATTTAGCAAGTCAGCAATAATATCTGCAACAGAAATTCTTGAATCGGAGGGGCTTTTAAAAGTTATCAGAAGTAAGGAATCATCAAACAAGAATTATGTTAATAAGTACGTCGTATACTTTCCAGTTGCTTCAAATGTTCTTACTGAAGAAGAAGAAGAACTTGCACCAGAAGAATTCATTATTACGAAGACTATTAATTAG
- a CDS encoding outer membrane lipoprotein carrier protein LolA, producing MKKKLVLLMTGLMVIFLLAACGSKSQDDVVKELNGKLGDLSSYKVNAKMTLKMGTDSQVYNVEIWHKDPTFYRVNLKNAEKDQSQMILRNNQGVFVLTPALNKSFRFQSDWPQNSSQAYLYESLIKDIVADKEAKFSSTKEFYVFETKTRYQNNSMLPTQEIKLNKSDLSPAVVKVMDPDRNALVTVEFSKVKFNASFDKDDFDMKKNMTRAQLNLPAMAEGGDKSFSVKYPTLELKGTKLIGEKEVAIEDGKRVVLTYDGKKSFTLVQEKVTAKVASTTPTNVEGDIVDLGLTIGAVSDHSISWSHGGVDYMIASKNLTKDEMIEVAKSVQGDAVK from the coding sequence ATGAAGAAAAAGTTAGTGCTGCTCATGACAGGACTGATGGTCATCTTTTTACTAGCTGCCTGTGGCTCTAAATCACAAGATGACGTGGTGAAAGAGTTAAATGGTAAATTAGGAGATTTATCGAGCTACAAAGTGAACGCGAAGATGACATTGAAAATGGGGACAGATTCACAAGTTTATAACGTGGAAATCTGGCATAAGGATCCTACTTTCTATCGCGTCAATTTAAAGAATGCCGAAAAAGATCAAAGTCAAATGATTTTAAGAAATAACCAAGGGGTATTTGTTCTTACACCTGCCCTAAATAAAAGTTTCCGTTTCCAAAGTGATTGGCCGCAAAACAGCAGCCAGGCATATTTATATGAATCACTAATTAAGGATATTGTTGCGGACAAAGAGGCCAAGTTCTCCTCTACTAAAGAATTTTATGTGTTTGAAACAAAAACTCGTTATCAAAATAATAGTATGCTTCCAACCCAAGAAATTAAACTAAATAAGAGCGATCTATCACCTGCTGTTGTAAAGGTTATGGATCCAGATCGAAACGCTCTTGTTACCGTTGAGTTTTCAAAGGTGAAATTTAATGCGAGCTTCGATAAAGACGATTTCGATATGAAGAAAAATATGACACGTGCCCAGCTTAATTTGCCGGCAATGGCAGAGGGCGGCGACAAATCCTTTAGCGTGAAATATCCTACTTTAGAGCTGAAAGGTACCAAGTTAATTGGTGAAAAAGAAGTAGCGATTGAAGATGGAAAACGAGTAGTCCTCACTTATGACGGTAAAAAATCATTTACACTTGTACAAGAGAAAGTAACTGCCAAGGTAGCGTCAACCACACCAACCAATGTTGAAGGCGATATTGTGGATTTAGGTCTCACCATTGGAGCGGTATCAGATCATTCGATTTCTTGGTCACATGGTGGTGTCGATTACATGATCGCATCGAAAAACCTAACGAAGGATGAAATGATCGAGGTAGCAAAATCCGTTCAGGGTGATGCTGTAAAATAA
- the ndoA gene encoding type II toxin-antitoxin system endoribonuclease NdoA, with protein sequence MIVKRGDVYFADLSPVVGSEQGGVRPVLVIQNDIGNRFSPTVIVAAITAQIQKAKLPTHVEIDAKRYGFERDSVILLEQIRTIDKQRLTDKITHLDDEMMEKVDEALQVSLGLIEF encoded by the coding sequence TTGATTGTCAAGCGTGGTGACGTTTATTTCGCGGACCTATCCCCAGTTGTTGGTTCTGAACAAGGCGGCGTCCGACCAGTACTTGTCATCCAAAACGACATCGGGAATCGGTTTAGTCCCACAGTGATTGTTGCAGCGATTACAGCTCAAATTCAAAAAGCTAAGCTTCCTACTCATGTAGAGATTGATGCGAAGCGCTACGGATTTGAACGAGATTCGGTCATTCTGTTAGAGCAGATTCGTACAATTGATAAGCAGCGGTTAACCGATAAAATTACCCATCTCGATGACGAAATGATGGAGAAAGTGGATGAAGCCTTGCAGGTAAGTTTAGGTCTCATCGAATTTTAG
- a CDS encoding phage major capsid protein, with protein sequence MFVGEGQNLVEDALSLGEVELNQKRAGAYMQLSRQLIHDAATKMEEYVPNLLAKRTFKAIEKSILRGTAAEEFRGIVPDTTIEKFDLSMADTDAQLLDMLLDMTLNVHPEYLQRSAFYMSRPFFNRIAKLKDAVGHFYIQNGIVNGKPSYTLFGLEVIVTDSLEAGTAVGQTPCILGSMVDGYAVMVKQGPKMTMVQDTDHALKGTVGFLFDVYLDGCVFNSDAFQKLVIIA encoded by the coding sequence ATGTTCGTTGGTGAAGGACAAAATTTAGTTGAAGATGCATTGTCTCTTGGTGAAGTAGAATTGAATCAAAAACGTGCTGGTGCTTACATGCAACTGAGCCGACAACTGATTCATGATGCTGCTACTAAGATGGAAGAATACGTTCCTAACTTACTAGCAAAACGTACTTTCAAAGCAATTGAAAAATCAATCCTTCGTGGTACAGCTGCTGAAGAGTTCCGAGGAATTGTTCCTGATACAACTATTGAGAAGTTCGATTTATCAATGGCTGATACTGACGCTCAATTGTTAGATATGTTACTTGATATGACTTTGAATGTTCATCCTGAGTACCTTCAACGCTCTGCATTCTACATGAGCCGTCCGTTCTTCAATCGAATTGCTAAATTAAAAGATGCTGTAGGTCATTTCTACATTCAGAACGGAATTGTAAACGGAAAGCCTAGCTACACATTGTTCGGTCTTGAAGTAATCGTTACTGATTCTTTAGAAGCTGGAACTGCTGTTGGACAAACTCCTTGTATCTTAGGAAGTATGGTAGATGGATATGCAGTAATGGTTAAACAAGGTCCTAAGATGACTATGGTTCAAGATACTGACCATGCTCTTAAAGGTACAGTTGGTTTCTTGTTCGATGTCTACCTTGATGGTTGTGTTTTCAACTCTGATGCTTTCCAAAAGTTAGTTATTATCGCTTAA
- a CDS encoding phage major tail protein, TP901-1 family, with protein MSKITGAKVKLYIKDVTTGKVLGGQRNATLNRSAETIDATSKDTAGYWKESLTGFKEWSIDADGCFIESDAAYAILETAFVNGESVVAYIEFPSGLHYEGTCIITDFTLELPYDDLVQYSISLQGSGALTQTDVTP; from the coding sequence ATGTCAAAAATTACTGGTGCTAAAGTTAAGTTATATATCAAAGATGTTACAACTGGAAAAGTACTTGGTGGTCAAAGAAATGCTACCCTTAACCGGAGCGCGGAAACTATCGACGCCACGAGTAAGGACACAGCTGGATACTGGAAAGAAAGTTTAACAGGTTTCAAAGAATGGTCAATCGATGCTGATGGCTGCTTTATTGAATCTGATGCAGCTTATGCTATTTTAGAAACTGCTTTTGTAAATGGAGAAAGCGTTGTTGCTTATATTGAATTCCCATCAGGACTTCATTATGAAGGAACTTGCATCATCACTGACTTCACGCTTGAGCTTCCATACGATGATTTGGTCCAATATTCAATCTCATTACAAGGTTCTGGAGCATTAACTCAAACTGACGTAACACCTTAA